A genome region from Octopus sinensis linkage group LG26, ASM634580v1, whole genome shotgun sequence includes the following:
- the LOC115224715 gene encoding uncharacterized protein LOC115224715, which produces MDVRTSSTLWLLFLTTQCATALLCYQCQSNFTHSDCENNLKLKEFVVNCKDSYCAVESLYIDGKTNIFSRHCSNGSMTIANNPKMKHLNAETNITVYARRKGAVVAASICNKDYCNGPANTSPKLRLQFSLIILSISLFYTFLSFASFNTLNSHHN; this is translated from the exons CACAATGTGCCACAGCACTGCTCTGCTACCAATGTCAAAGCAATTTCACTCACTCAGACTGCGAAAATAATCTTAAACTAAAAGAATTTGTAGTGAATTGTAAGGATTCCTACTGTGCTGTGGAGAGCCTATATATTGATG GTAAAACAAACATATTCAGCAGACACTGTAGCAATGGAAGCATGACAATTGCTAACAATCCCAAGATGAAGCACCTTAATGCTGAGACCAACATCACTGTGTATGCACGCAGAAAGGGAGCAGTGGTTGCTGCTTCCATCTGCAACAAAGACTACTGCAATGGCCCAGCAAACACCTCCCCAAAACTACGTCTACAATTTTCCCTTAttattctctctatttctctcttctacACTTTTCTTTCATTCGCTTCATTTAACACTTTAAACAGTCATCACAATTAA